The DNA region atacgtggcacttatatacgtatatacgtatataaacgtatatttcagtgccacgtatttcagtgccacgtatttcaggttaggggtagggttaggggtagggttttttgttttttttcttgttttcttgtgtttttctataaaaacgcatgcgttttaccgcgtttacatgcattttttcacacatgtggtttttttaaaaaacgcatgcagataaaaacgcaagtgtgaaaccagactaaaagacgctttttatagcaaaaaagtttttgcgtctccacattttgagacctataatttttccacattttggtccacagagtcatgtgaggtcttgttttttgcgggacgagttgacgtttttattggtaacattttcggacacgtgaccattttttatcactttttattccgatttttgtgaggcagaataaccaaaaaccagctattcatgaatttcttttgggtgaggcgtttataccgttctgcgcttggtaaaattgataaagcagttttattcgtcgggtcagtacgattacagcgatacctcatttatatcatttttttatgttttgatgcttttatacgataaaaactattttatagaaaaaataattattttggcatcgctttattctgaggactataacttttttatttttttgctgatgatgctgtatggcggctcgttttttgcgggacaagatgacgttttcagcggtaacatggttatttatatccgtctttttgatcgcgtgttattccactttttgttcggcggtatggtaataaagcgttgttttttgcctcgttttttttttttttttcttacggtgtttactgaaggggttaactagtgggccagttttataggttgggtcgttacggacgcggcgatactaaatatgtgtacttttattgtttttgtttgttttttttagataaagaaatgtatttatgggaataatattttttttattattattatttatttaggaatttttttaatttttttttacacatgtggaaatttttttttttacttttttactttgtcccagggggggacatcacagatcgcagatctgatagtgtgcacagcactctatcagatccgcgatcatactttcatcggagcaggctgcagctttcatctgcagcctgctccgacccggaagtgctccctgcaggacccggatacagcccctcggccattttggatccggggcctgcagggagaagacgttcggtacgaggtgagtacatcaccttgtaccgatcgtctcagggaagcccgcagggagccccctccctccgcgatgcttccctgtaccgccggtacaccgcgatcatgtttgatcgcggtgtgccgggggttaatgtgccgggggcggtctgtgaccgctcctggcacatagtgccggatgtcagctgcgatatgcagccgacactcggccgcgctccccccgtgagcgcggccgatcgcgtatgacgtactatcccgtcggcggtcatgggggcccaccccacctcgacgggatagtacgtcaaatgtcgggaaggggttaaacttgctAATATTCTTCACATGCTATGGAAAAATCTGTGCAGATTTTTGAGCATGCACATTTTTCTCATGGACTCTATATGGAAAGTCGTGGATTAACCCCATTGAATGCAAAAGGGCTACTTATTAACATCAAAGGCAAAAATCGGAGTAACAGTCTCTACAGTAAAATCAACAACAGACTGAACTACACGTCCTATTTGCTTTAGGACACTTTCACACAATAATTATACATGTTTTTCTGAGCCTGCATTATGAATGCAGAACCAGAGCCAACAGTGAATCTCCGATGGATGTAGCTTGGTTCACTAGACAAGCCATTGGACTGGGACTTCACTAGACATGCCAATGGACTGGGACTTCACTAGACATGCCAATGGACTGGGACTTCACTAGACATGCCAATGGACTGGGACTTCACTAGACATGCCAATGGACTGGGACTTCACTAGACATGCCAATGGACTGGGACTTCACTAGACATGCCAATGGACTGGGACTTCACTAGACATGCCATTGGACTGGGATTTCACTAGACATGCCATTGGACTGGGATTTCACTAGACATGCCAATGGACTGGGACTTGATCTGTaatactataaacataagggtgaatgacctcggggagatcaaaacatcaaacactgcggagacaccatcacgtgtttctcaacgcagtgatccagaacactgcccccatccctgggggatgggaaatatgcaaatgcatgtagaaaagccgcggagacaccatcacgtgtttctcaactcaagcaatagtcttttcactaggcactgctcctaatagccagtttcctactccacactgatgaggggcaaataccccgaaacagctgtctgtggatggataccatgttttggcataggtggttttcctttattggatgctgcccttcccgtggttgttccttcccagtgaaagacctggctattcattgcttgcgttgagaaacacgtgatggtgtctgcgcggcttttctacatgcatttgatcTGTAATACAGCCATAGAAATGTGACCATATTGATCTTATCTAAAACTCCAAAAGGTAAAGAAGAGATGTGAACATGCCATGAGAGCAGCTTAATTTTCCATATTCCTACAGGATACAACTACCCGCATGGGATGCATCTGATGCTTTCTGCCAaaataatgttcattttttttttttttttttacaaatatcacCTTTTAAAACAATTGTACTAAAATATGGCCGAATTTGTCTTGAATAATAATGGTCATCACGAAAGAAACTACACTAATGACTTTAACAATATGGTATCAAGGAGGTCAAAAATCATCATACCAATTGCACAAATGTAAAAGGATTCTTACATTGTAGCACAATTATTGTGGAGTAATTCATCTTACCATCTTCGTTTCCCATGTGGATATGCTTTCCTATACATGTCTTGGTGTACAATGACATTCGTCACCATAAGATCCCATTGTAAAAAACCTGATCTGTTATAGGCTTTATAACCAGATATTGTGGAAAGAATCAGTCACAAAGGAACACTCTTGGTCTGAATAATGCAGTCCTACGGACATGTGTAGAGTGTACGCCAAGAGCTTCAATGGTGCTAAATGTTGAATGCGATGTGAACGTAACACAGCCATGAGAATGGGTGTCCTCCTTGTTACTCGCAGCATTACCATGCCTCTTCTTACCTGTTTTTCATTAATCTTATTTCACGCTTCATTTGTGGGTCGTCTGTCTTTGTTGGGGGACAAGTCAGCGTAACGGGTGAGGTCATAACCACAGTCTGTGGGAGCGAGGTGGTGGTTGATGTGGTACGGATCTGATAAGTCTGCATGTCTCCTGAGGCAGCTGAAACACACACAATAAGCACACAGGCCATGTAGACGATGCAATCAGAATTCAGGATAGCTAAGGAAATCGCAAAGTACTTACTCTGTACAACCACTTGGTTGCCGGGAACGAGAATCTGCTGGCCATCCGATGTCTGTGCATACTGTAGTATAGTTGTGCCTGACTGGTTGCTACTAGCATTGGCCATTGCTAGAGTCTGTAATCCTTGTATCCCATCTGTCCCAGCAGCGAGCTGGAGGGTCCCATTAGGACCAATGGTTACTAAAAGGAACATGCATACGTAAATCACACTGCATACGTTTCTGAATTGAAAGATTAGTCAATAGCACAAAGATTCAATATTACACATAATACTACATCTTACATTGAAGGTTTTGGGACTGAAGTACCATTTTGTAACTCACCATATTGTCCAGTGCTGGTCTGATAAATGGTGGTGGTTGTAGGTGAAGCAGATACTCCAGCACCTTCTTCATTTCGCTTTCCAGTGTCTTCAGAAGAGAGATCTTTCAAGATTTGccttgagaaaaaaacaaaaacaaatcagcAACCATAGAAAAATATCAAGACTAAGGACTTGTGTTTATAATGAAAGCTACAAAACTGTGCTTGATATGCCCCCTACAGACCCCACTGACTTATTATAACTTATAAGGTCCAGCCAAAATGTCCACTCTTCTAATGGGAAACACTGTTCTGCATgtagatgtgaacagagcctttacGAGCACCAAAAAAGTGATGTATGTAAAGGGGGTTTTCCAGGAAATGCAAAGTTGTTTATAAATGACAAcattgtggggggaaaaaaaagaactttGCCATTCGCACGTATTCAATCTTCAGAAGTCTTTTTTCACTTTATGCCCCCTCAGGAGGAAACATCTCAACAGCATGTGAACTCCTGCTGCAGGGGGCTCTTCACTATGGCGCAGCAGTGTCCTGGCACCACCGGCACACTGTAGCGTTAGGACAGCGCAGCAACATGGGGGGTTGGGAAGCCAACACCAGTAGTAAGGGTTTTCTTTGCGTACATCCAATATGAAAAGCAGCATTAATACATTTCTAAATGTATGGCAAGTAGGAGTTTTGACATCTTGCAGTTATTTTCTTAAGGTGCTGTTTTGATGTGTCGGGGGTCGGCTTGGGACTCCAGTTCGAGGCAAATTTAAATTTGGATGCAAGTTTCACAAACACAGAGCAAGTGTAAATGAATGGGTCATACCCAGCACTGCGCCTTCTGAAATACTGGCGATCTGAATGGTGCAGGACTGCAGGGCCCAGTTCATATTTTTATCAACTTTTAGGTATAACCACATAACACACGCTTGCAGAGCCACCATTTCTGTGAGGACAAGCTATTGGTACAGTTCTGAGGCACATACACGTTTTGATTTTTGCCTCTGTTCAGTGGCCAGTTTTAAGTCACAATAGGTGACAATAATCAGAATGGTGGTGGAATACTGCAACAATCCCGAGACTGAAGGGACTACAGAGCTGCTTTAGTTAGATAGTGGTTCCCAGTTCCAGATGTCAGATGCGTGTCCCCCAAATTTCACTTACCTATAGGAAGGTCGACGAGCTAAAATACCACGCGCCTTTCTGGGGGAATCAATGCTGTCGGATGTGTCCTGAGAGTCTTCACTATCAGAGAGCGATGatgcctttaaaaaaataaaagaaataaaaatacttTAACTTAGTTCTGTAGCGACATGTAGACAATGTGAGTAACAAGGTACAGCCTGGTCAGCCGCTCTGTAAAGTACTCCATATGTAGGGATACCTGCGATGCAGCAACTTGAGGAGAGTGTATGACGGAGGACTGAGCAGTCTGGATAACGCCTTGTACCTGGATGTGCTGCTCCCCCGGCAGTACCACAGTCAGAGGTGTAGTTGTACCTCGTAGTGCCATCTAAGAAAGAAAATATGGCATATTAGATAGATAAGCGCTCACCTGATAGCAACACAGAGCACAGACAAAACAAAATGAGATTTGCTCTTTGTGCTGAATCCTTCATGGTGACAAAACAAAGAAAGCAAAAATGTGATCATTTGGAAATCATGGCGGTCACCCCATCACCTCCAATGTGGTCAGTACAGAACAGATATCCACATAAGTGTCAAAGATCTCACTCCCAGACAACAAAGCCGGCCTGCTTTTTCTAGTGACTTGAGAACAAGCTGTCCTGTGTGTACATGAGAAATAATATTATTTCTGGCCATTATTTGACTCGTATACTGCATTTTCAACGGTTTTCCTCTGCAGGCTCCATCTGTAATGATCTAGTGAGTGAAGACTACTGTATTTTGGGGACTATGTGCTTtcgcacatcagttttttgccgtcagtcacaatccggcgaattttgaaaaaaacggatctggcaaaagttgccaccggatccgtttttttcccatagacttgtattagcgacagtgcCTCACATTTCATTCGTTTTTCGACGGATTCGTCAAAAATTGGTTTTCCAGCAGCCGGAAAAAAAAGGACATAGTAAATGTTTttagtgtccgtcgaaaaaacagacagcgacggatccgtcgccatctGTCCTTTGTTAGAATGGAACcctatggtgccggatccgtcaaatgatggaattcgGTGATGGATTCTgcgttttttaactgagcatgctccgatttttttaggatccaattagatgGATTAGCTAGCCggatccattgcatcagtttttcacaatctgcaacggatccgttttttttcaacatttgacggattgtgactgatggcaaaaaagactgatgtgtgaaagcagcctaagatgcACTTTTTACCCAAAAAATTTGGAAGGAAAATGAGGGGTGCGTCTTAATAGTCTGAACGCAGGCTTACTGGGGGGTTGTTGCAGTGTCTTAGCAGCGTCCCTTCCTCAGGGAACCAGAGGCAGCAGTGTGGCGATGCTGAACCTTGGTGTCGGCGGTGAGCAGTGCGGAGTGCATCATTAgtttccctgtggccatcttcctgaagccatgggTCGCTGGAGCCGGCGTGTGTGAGGATGGAGATCTCGGCTGGGCCTCTCGCACTCCATTTTCCTAAGGCTGTGGGCTTTAGGAAGATGGCCACTGGAGGCCGCACTTGTGCTGATTGAGATCTCGGCTGCCCTcagattcaggaaaatggccgccaagaaaccaatgatgcactcggctctgctcaccATGGACACTGGGCTGCAGGTTAACCACATTTTTGCcgccggcatcctgaggaagggaccctgctccatgcaaCGCACTCTGCTCTGCCTCACCGCCAGCATCGCACCGCTGGGATACCCCGGgagtgcagcattgccccacttctgcctccaccagcttcctgaggaagggaccatgcctcctgtggccCCGCTctaccaccgccagccctcagataAGATACCTTATATTCGGATGAAAAGACGGAAACCCATCCCCCCCATCTTAAAaaaaattcttttcttttttgcaattttccattttGGGGTGCGCTCTATTTGTCCGGAGCATCTTATAGACCGAAAAATACAGTAACTGCTATGATGTCTCTCATGCACAAGACACACAGAGATGGAGTCCACTACAGCACACATACAGAATCAGCAGCAGCGAGGACACTATAAAGCTGtactgagctgtgtagctgtgaatctctCTCTGGAATTGGATATAAAGTAGCAGCACAGCTTTGTGAGAGTCTATGCCTATTTGCGCTCATACATACGACCATATTTTCAGTCCTAGTGCCTtccatgaaaaaaacaaacaaaaaacaaacaaactgcagtcagaccaatgttatacaatgaggctgtgcagaggagcgattttttttttccacaaaccaaaTGTGTGTGTGAAATAAATCAAACTATGCACTAGTTTCTTCATTAAACTGGGTGAGATTCACTCATGCAAATCTAAAAAAgaataaattaattaaaataaattaaTTGGATGACATACAGAGACACCGCATAGCATCCGATTTTTTTGGATACATTGCAGTTCAGTAACATAGGAAACTCtgaaccagtgtttcccaaactccagtcctcacggaccccacgggttatgttttcaggatttccttagtattgcgcaagtagtggaagtatcatcaaggcatcaggaattgtctcacctgcgCAACATTATGGAAATCCTAAGAACATAACCCGTgaggtccatgaggactggagtttgggaattaCTGCTctaaaatggtcttgtaaatgattagtAGCTGatgcgctaaaaaaaaaaaaaagattgcataTGGACTGCACAGGGATCAAcggagaaaacaaaaaaaaatgtcccacCTTTCTGAATAAAACTCTAATTGAGATTTTATACACTCCTGTGAACCTACCCTTTCACTGTGCCCAACACTCCTGATAATCCCCAACAGATTtctataggcagctgtaatctgatccctcagtgggcTGGCATTCTGTCTTGTTTTGATTGAGGTGGTGTTAAACAGTTTTTCAAAAGAAATATGAGTTTAGGAGGCGGGAGTGAAAAGAAGTGgcacataagtggagaaagaagcatctttctcttataagatatattacaaaggttTCATATATTTACTGGTTCTAAATAATATATTCACACATTGTGGAGAGGACAGAGAGCATTAAGTAACGATGCAAAAAGAGATGGTCTTACTTGTTGAGCAAGATGTGATGCCTGGAAAGCTGAAGCGGGGAAAGAAATGGTCTGTACAGTGTCTGTACTGTCTGTTTTCTTAGTAACCTCTTCCATAATAAGCTGTGGCAAAAAGAGAAAAGTAAACACACCAGTCAGTGAAACAGGTACCCACATCACATTTACCATTATATTACATGTAAAAGTAGCTAAGTACAACTACTGGCTGATGGCACTCCATATTTCCGCCCCCCGTAGGGTTATTTATGCCCCAGTCACCACCTTTATAAGAAAACAGTGCCACTCCACTAACAGCAGTGCCGTCAGCTCTCACGTCCCTTTTAGTAACTAACACCAGAATATATTATTGGAGCAGATTCTTGATAACTATGTTAttgtgttcctctgttattcctccatgAAATGTATTAATAAAATGACACAAGGGTGTTACCAATGGGGCCGGTGTCTCTACACGGTCTGAGGATGACCAGTCAGTGATAACAGTGCTGACATTTATTTAGAGACGCACCCACTCGGGAATGGTGACGCTCAGTAATCTACTTATTCATAATTACTTGGAGGAATAACCGAGGAATGATACAACATAAAGTTGGGGCTTgttcacacatcacttttttttttgcaccatttttttcaGTGAAGGAGAAGAAAAAAGTTTTAATGTGCCAGCAATCCTCATGCACACACTGCTTATCTATGTAGATTTGATACAGTCTGATTGATAGAAAACATCCACTATGGTAGAACAGGCTTTCTGTAATCCATAGAAGGTACACAAAACCAAACttctctttcctccatcccacttcACTTCCCTACCCGATCTATTACAATAAAGGGCTTCACGCTTTCCCCGTATCTGAAGTCCACTACCTCCGAGTAACCCTTGATTCTGTCTTGTAttgcaaaccgcatatccaagcagtGCCGCCTTCAAAAAAAAAGATTTAcaaaatccgtcctttcctcaaccctgaatCTACTAAACTGCTAGTGCTTGCCCTTCTCatttcccgcctcaactactgcaatagcttcctctgtggcctccctgctaacacactCAAACCTTTCACAGCCATTCCTAAAGGGGTACTCCAGGAAAATAAATTATCCTAATGCTCGTATCTTCATAAATTATTGGGATAACATGAATAGCATTATATTGCATCCTCACATTAGGTGTAATTGTGCCACACTGCGGCAGCTCCTTGGTGCTCCCCCTCCCTTATGGGAGGTTAGGTCACTTATCAGGGGGCGTGGCCTGATCCTGGGGCTAGCAGCAGTGAGCGCCCAGATACCATCTGCATACATTCAGTCTGATATCAGGGGGCGTGGCCTGATCCTGGGGGCTAGCAGCAGTGAGCGCCCAGATACCATCTGCTTACAGTCAGTCTGATATCAGGGGGCGTGGCCTGATCCTGGCTGCTAGCAGCAGTGAACCCCCAGATACCATCTGCTTATATTCAGTCTATCAGGaggggtgtggtgggggagtggcttGGTAGCTGCTGATAGCCCCCTGATGACCTCCTTCTATTTAGTCTGATATCAGGGGGTGCGGCCTGCTCCTGGCTGCAAGATCCCAGGTGATGCCTGCTTGTATTCAGTCCTAGACCAGGGGGCGTGGCCTTCTCTAGGACTGCAGGGAAGGACATATCATGTGGCTGGCTGCTGCTAGCAGGAAGCAGGCCACACCCCACCTCTCCACCTGATCCACTGAATACAAGGAGATGGTGTCAGGAGCCGGCCACGCCCCCGATGTGTGACGTGACATCCCATAAGGGCGGGGGAGCACCAAGGAGCAGCTCCAGCATGAGAGAACTGCAGCTACTGTGAGGATGGAAAACAGCACTATTCAGATTATCCTAATTGTTTATGACAGTATGAGCattagaatatacagtatatattttttttttatccacccGCTGTATGCCTTTAACTCTGCTCCCCaattaatccacctctctcctcgctacacctcCGCTTCTCTCCTCTACAAATCCTTGCATTGGCTTCCAATTCCCAACAAAtcaagttcaaactactaacattaagTTAGAAAGCcgcccataatctgtctcctccatatatctctgaactcgtCTCCCGATAACTACCCACATGTCctttctggtcctcccaagacctctttctccCCTTCAAACTCGTACATTCCtctcccaatcgcctccaagacgtcTGATGAATATTCCCCATCTATTGGAGAATTTTGTgcttcaacacgtccgattatccaccacatttggtattttcagatggaacttgaaaacccatctccaaGTAAACCTACAGCCTGCAACGACGCTGCTGCCACCTCACCATCACCAGGAGCTGCTGCAACCtcccacctactgtctccttccacatTATCCTttatactgtaaaggtaccttcacactaaacgatatcgctagcgatccgtgacgttgcagcgtcctggctagcgatatcgttgagcttgacaggcagcagcgatcaggatcctgctg from Ranitomeya variabilis isolate aRanVar5 chromosome 3, aRanVar5.hap1, whole genome shotgun sequence includes:
- the ATF1 gene encoding cyclic AMP-dependent transcription factor ATF-1 isoform X1; translated protein: MEEVTKKTDSTDTVQTISFPASAFQASHLAQQMALRGTTTPLTVVLPGEQHIQVQGVIQTAQSSVIHSPQVAASQASSLSDSEDSQDTSDSIDSPRKARGILARRPSYRQILKDLSSEDTGKRNEEGAGVSASPTTTTIYQTSTGQYVTIGPNGTLQLAAGTDGIQGLQTLAMANASSNQSGTTILQYAQTSDGQQILVPGNQVVVQSKYFAISLAILNSDCIVYMACVLIVCVSAASGDMQTYQIRTTSTTTSLPQTVVMTSPVTLTCPPTKTDDPQMKREIRLMKNREAARECRRKKKEYVKCLENRVAVLENQNKTLIEELKTLKDLYCHKAV
- the ATF1 gene encoding cyclic AMP-dependent transcription factor ATF-1 isoform X2, encoding MEEVTKKTDSTDTVQTISFPASAFQASHLAQQMALRGTTTPLTVVLPGEQHIQVQGVIQTAQSSVIHSPQVAASQASSLSDSEDSQDTSDSIDSPRKARGILARRPSYRQILKDLSSEDTGKRNEEGAGVSASPTTTTIYQTSTGQYVTIGPNGTLQLAAGTDGIQGLQTLAMANASSNQSGTTILQYAQTSDGQQILVPGNQVVVQTASGDMQTYQIRTTSTTTSLPQTVVMTSPVTLTCPPTKTDDPQMKREIRLMKNREAARECRRKKKEYVKCLENRVAVLENQNKTLIEELKTLKDLYCHKAV